A portion of the Paenibacillus sp. PvR098 genome contains these proteins:
- a CDS encoding ABC transporter substrate-binding protein, with protein MKLKKFTGMSLAAVMLMSIAVGCAKQEEPSTGTDGAAAGKDVTLKMFQFKVEIAEPLAKLAAEYEKQNPGVKIQIDTVGGGADYGAALMAKFNSGDKPDLFNNGGFSDLDKWIEHLEDLSDQPWVKDLVPVAKEPMTKDGKLYGQPLNLEGYGFLYNKDLFAQAGITELPKTLSQLEDAAKKLQDKGVTPFVNGYGEWWVLGNHFVNLPFAHQPDVNAFVKGLNDGTAKIPGNPQFDNWVKLFDLQLQYGNKNPLQTDYKTQVTEFATGKAAMTQQGNWTQLQLTQTNPNLKVGFLPMPISEDAAANDKLPVGVPNNWVINKNSPNKEEAKKFLNWLVTSDMGKKYMVEEFKFVPAFTNIQGDESILGPLAADIMKYSKENKTLSWNWFKFPGGEASSKKFAATMQAYVAKQKTKDQMLTEFQQTWDSLK; from the coding sequence ATGAAACTGAAAAAGTTCACAGGCATGAGCCTTGCGGCCGTTATGCTGATGTCGATCGCTGTAGGCTGCGCGAAGCAAGAAGAGCCAAGCACAGGAACGGACGGTGCCGCGGCAGGCAAGGACGTAACACTGAAGATGTTCCAATTTAAAGTGGAAATCGCAGAGCCGCTCGCTAAACTGGCTGCAGAATATGAAAAACAGAATCCTGGGGTAAAAATTCAAATCGATACCGTCGGCGGCGGTGCGGATTACGGCGCGGCGCTGATGGCCAAATTCAACTCCGGCGATAAGCCTGATTTGTTCAACAATGGAGGGTTCTCTGACCTTGATAAGTGGATCGAGCATTTGGAGGACTTGTCGGACCAGCCATGGGTGAAGGATTTGGTGCCCGTAGCCAAAGAGCCCATGACGAAGGACGGCAAGCTGTACGGACAGCCGCTTAACCTCGAAGGCTACGGCTTCCTGTACAACAAAGACTTGTTCGCTCAAGCGGGCATTACAGAGCTTCCAAAGACGTTGTCCCAATTAGAAGATGCGGCGAAAAAGCTTCAAGACAAGGGCGTTACTCCATTTGTGAACGGCTATGGGGAATGGTGGGTGCTTGGCAACCATTTCGTGAACCTGCCGTTCGCGCATCAGCCTGACGTGAACGCCTTCGTTAAAGGCCTCAACGACGGTACAGCGAAAATTCCGGGTAACCCACAGTTCGACAATTGGGTGAAGCTGTTTGATCTGCAGCTCCAATACGGCAATAAAAACCCGCTGCAAACCGATTACAAAACGCAGGTAACCGAATTCGCGACAGGCAAAGCGGCCATGACGCAGCAAGGGAACTGGACCCAATTGCAGTTGACCCAAACCAACCCGAACCTGAAGGTCGGCTTCCTGCCTATGCCGATCAGTGAAGACGCGGCGGCAAACGACAAGCTGCCGGTAGGTGTTCCAAACAACTGGGTTATCAACAAAAATTCTCCTAATAAAGAAGAAGCCAAGAAGTTCCTGAACTGGCTGGTGACTTCCGATATGGGTAAGAAATACATGGTGGAAGAGTTCAAGTTCGTTCCGGCCTTCACGAATATTCAAGGCGACGAGAGCATTCTCGGACCTTTGGCGGCCGATATCATGAAATATAGCAAAGAGAACAAAACGCTCAGCTGGAACTGGTTTAAATTCCCTGGCGGCGAAGCGTCCAGCAAGAAATTCGCAGCTACAATGCAAGCTTATGTTGCGAAGCAGAAGACGAAAGACCAAATGCTGACCGAGTTCCAACAAACTTGGGACAGCTTGAAGTAA
- a CDS encoding sensor histidine kinase, with amino-acid sequence MIRNSIRNKLIVFLLAATIIPFSTSIAMTYFITKNNVIKETIQTNSNLIYQGKTNITNHLNVIQQASLSIYNDITLYSAVENGAADYLDRGEIFRGMQGIATSVKEIQQTYLYLSNSDKSYLFSQGNIFRNEGAEPKYVPVVGKSETILEPTHLSHTYNSSGFNPLPSVPVFTLHRSITSAVTMQEFGTLSIDVNLNVIRSISEQLYDQRTEQLFVLDSRGTVIYGSDPDLLGKTLEAGWVKHLQQLDRTSGSFEWNSDEFQGIHIYERMDSPYMEWTLVKRIPSELLNSNARQLTEINMLILIGFMVIVIFATLVISFRFTLPIKRLIGTIGKIQSGNMQVDIDVKGNDELAILAGRFRTMMERINNLIMREYQLEIANKTNQLKALQAQINPHFLYNSLQSIGTLALQHNAPQVYSLISSLAKLMRYSMNSDTVVPFASELAHVKSYLELQMQRFEQKLVVKYDVDESMMHIPVPKMILQPLVENYFKHGFDQRSSSETLTIAASLLKDGRMEIVVQDEGTGMSEETLQRLRRKLEARPQHSQGEESIGLINVMSRLKLYYEDKAEMIIDHHEPSGVTVTLRIPMQLKEAL; translated from the coding sequence ATGATTCGTAACAGCATCCGGAACAAGCTGATCGTCTTCCTGCTTGCCGCGACCATCATCCCGTTCTCCACCTCAATTGCGATGACTTACTTCATTACGAAGAACAATGTGATTAAAGAGACGATTCAGACCAATTCCAACTTGATATATCAGGGTAAGACGAATATTACGAATCACTTAAACGTCATCCAGCAAGCTTCTTTATCCATATATAATGATATTACTCTTTACAGTGCGGTGGAGAACGGTGCGGCCGACTATCTGGACCGGGGCGAAATCTTCCGCGGCATGCAGGGGATTGCCACATCGGTGAAGGAAATTCAGCAAACCTATTTATATTTGTCCAATTCCGATAAATCTTATCTGTTCTCTCAAGGAAATATCTTCCGTAATGAAGGTGCGGAGCCAAAATATGTGCCTGTTGTGGGCAAATCCGAAACCATTCTGGAGCCAACGCATCTGAGCCATACGTACAACTCTAGCGGGTTTAATCCCCTGCCCTCCGTTCCTGTGTTTACCCTGCATCGGTCCATCACGAGCGCCGTGACCATGCAGGAGTTCGGAACGCTGTCGATCGATGTGAATCTGAACGTCATCCGGTCGATATCCGAACAATTGTACGACCAGCGAACCGAGCAGCTTTTTGTTCTGGACTCGCGGGGTACGGTCATTTACGGCTCTGACCCCGACTTACTCGGCAAAACGCTTGAGGCCGGTTGGGTGAAGCATCTGCAGCAATTGGACAGAACCAGCGGAAGCTTCGAATGGAACAGCGATGAATTTCAAGGCATTCATATTTATGAACGAATGGATTCGCCCTATATGGAATGGACGCTTGTGAAACGGATTCCCAGCGAGCTGCTGAACAGCAATGCCAGACAGTTGACGGAAATCAATATGCTGATCTTGATCGGATTTATGGTTATCGTCATTTTTGCCACACTGGTGATTTCGTTCCGGTTTACTCTTCCTATCAAGCGGCTGATCGGAACGATCGGGAAAATTCAATCCGGCAACATGCAGGTCGATATTGACGTGAAAGGTAATGATGAGCTTGCTATCCTGGCCGGCCGCTTCCGCACAATGATGGAGAGAATCAATAATTTGATTATGCGGGAATATCAGCTCGAAATCGCCAACAAAACGAATCAGCTCAAGGCGCTGCAGGCGCAGATCAATCCGCACTTTCTGTATAATTCTCTGCAATCGATCGGTACGCTGGCTCTGCAGCATAATGCTCCTCAAGTGTATTCGCTGATCTCTTCACTGGCAAAGCTGATGCGTTACAGCATGAACAGCGATACGGTCGTCCCGTTCGCAAGCGAGCTCGCACATGTGAAGTCTTACTTGGAGCTGCAAATGCAGCGTTTTGAACAAAAGCTGGTTGTAAAGTACGATGTGGACGAAAGTATGATGCATATTCCAGTACCCAAAATGATTTTGCAGCCGCTTGTGGAGAATTACTTTAAGCACGGCTTCGACCAGAGATCTTCTTCAGAAACACTAACGATTGCCGCCAGCTTGCTCAAGGACGGACGCATGGAAATCGTGGTTCAGGATGAGGGGACGGGTATGTCGGAAGAGACGCTTCAGCGGCTGCGCCGCAAGCTCGAAGCCAGGCCGCAGCATTCACAGGGAGAAGAAAGCATTGGCCTGATCAATGTCATGTCCCGCCTGAAGCTGTATTACGAGGATAAAGCCGAAATGATCATTGATCATCATGAGCCTTCTGGGGTTACGGTAACCCTTCGCATACCGATGCAATTAAAGGAGGCCCTTTGA
- a CDS encoding sugar ABC transporter permease → MKKNQRAAELLQQLVFVGPALLFFTIIITIPFLMSIYYSFTEWNGVTSNVKWAGFDNFKQIILTDKDFHRSFWFTTRFTITNVILANVLGFLLALLLSQALKTKNVLRTVFFMPNVIGGLLLGFIWQFIFVKGFATIGELTNIAFFQLPWLGDAPTAFWGLIIVSVWQTAGYLMVIYIAGLSNVPKELTEAAYIDGANRFQTLRHITLPMIMPAVTVCLFLTISWAFKMYDLNVSLTQGGPFNSTQSVALNIYEEAFRNNRYGLGTAKAFIFFVIVALITLVQVTLTKKREVEV, encoded by the coding sequence ATGAAAAAGAACCAACGCGCGGCTGAACTGCTTCAACAGCTCGTGTTTGTCGGACCGGCATTATTGTTCTTCACGATCATCATCACGATTCCGTTTCTCATGAGCATCTATTACTCGTTCACGGAGTGGAACGGAGTCACCTCGAACGTGAAGTGGGCCGGATTCGATAACTTTAAGCAAATCATTCTTACGGATAAAGACTTTCATCGGTCGTTCTGGTTTACAACCCGGTTTACGATAACGAACGTCATTCTGGCCAACGTACTCGGTTTCTTGCTGGCTCTGCTGCTGTCGCAGGCATTAAAGACAAAAAACGTACTTCGGACGGTTTTCTTCATGCCTAACGTTATCGGGGGCTTGCTGCTTGGTTTTATTTGGCAGTTTATTTTCGTCAAAGGCTTCGCTACGATCGGCGAGCTGACGAATATCGCCTTCTTCCAGCTGCCTTGGCTCGGTGACGCTCCTACCGCATTCTGGGGTTTGATCATCGTCAGCGTATGGCAAACGGCCGGCTATTTGATGGTTATTTATATCGCAGGTCTTTCGAATGTACCGAAGGAGCTGACGGAAGCGGCTTATATCGATGGAGCTAACCGCTTTCAAACGCTGCGTCACATTACGCTTCCTATGATTATGCCGGCTGTGACGGTGTGCTTGTTCCTGACCATTTCATGGGCATTCAAAATGTACGATCTGAACGTTTCCCTGACGCAAGGCGGACCGTTCAACTCTACCCAATCCGTTGCGCTTAACATCTACGAAGAAGCGTTCCGCAACAACCGTTACGGTCTCGGAACGGCGAAAGCTTTTATTTTCTTCGTCATTGTGGCGTTGATTACGCTTGTTCAAGTGACGCTTACGAAGAAAAGGGAGGTTGAGGTGTAA
- a CDS encoding carbohydrate ABC transporter permease — protein sequence MQSTKSYNLRTLVLEILGIVLGLLFLVPFYFVIANSMKSFSDLLINSANLPQSLNFDNYVKVWEIMKFPKVFMNSLLITVFSNLGLVVISSMAAYRLVRRPSKFNNLVFLAFVAAMVIPFQSIMIPLVRVASELNLMDSRTGLIICYFGFGVSLNVFLYHGFIKSIPKEIEESATVDGCSPFGVFWRIIFPLLKPMSVTVVLLNSLWIWNDFLLPLLMLNSPDLRTIPLATFAFFGQYTKQWDLALAALVLGVIPIILFFLSMQKYIIEGITAGSVKG from the coding sequence ATGCAATCGACCAAAAGCTACAACTTGCGCACATTAGTGCTTGAAATTCTTGGAATTGTGTTGGGGCTGCTGTTTCTGGTGCCGTTCTACTTTGTTATCGCGAACTCCATGAAATCATTCAGTGATTTACTTATTAACTCGGCTAATCTGCCCCAGTCGCTTAACTTCGATAATTATGTAAAAGTATGGGAGATTATGAAGTTTCCTAAGGTGTTCATGAACTCCCTATTGATCACCGTATTCAGTAATTTGGGGTTGGTCGTCATCAGCTCCATGGCGGCCTATCGGCTTGTTCGCCGACCGTCCAAGTTCAATAATTTAGTGTTTCTTGCTTTCGTCGCCGCCATGGTTATTCCGTTCCAGTCGATCATGATCCCGCTAGTAAGGGTAGCGAGTGAGCTGAATTTGATGGACAGCCGAACAGGACTCATTATTTGCTATTTCGGCTTCGGCGTTTCGTTGAATGTATTCTTGTATCACGGCTTCATTAAATCGATTCCTAAGGAGATTGAGGAATCGGCTACGGTGGATGGCTGCAGCCCTTTCGGCGTGTTCTGGAGAATCATTTTTCCGCTGCTCAAGCCGATGAGCGTAACCGTTGTTCTATTAAACAGCTTATGGATATGGAATGACTTCCTGCTGCCGCTGCTGATGCTGAACAGCCCTGACCTGCGGACGATTCCGCTAGCCACCTTCGCGTTCTTCGGGCAGTATACGAAACAGTGGGATCTTGCTTTGGCGGCTCTGGTGCTGGGCGTCATCCCGATCATTCTCTTCTTCCTGTCGATGCAAAAATACATCATCGAAGGGATTACGGCCGGTTCAGTAAAAGGCTAA